One window of Pseudacidobacterium ailaaui genomic DNA carries:
- the gcvH gene encoding glycine cleavage system protein GcvH gives MAYPANYRYTREHEWIEADGKTGKVGITDYAQNSLGDIVFVESPKVGASLKKGEVFGSVESVKAVSDLYSPVTGTVTEVNEELTSAPEKINSDAHSAWIMKVELSDPAELESLLTAADYEKYIAEETGH, from the coding sequence ATGGCATATCCTGCAAATTACCGCTATACCCGTGAGCATGAATGGATTGAGGCCGATGGTAAAACTGGCAAGGTCGGCATTACGGACTACGCCCAGAACTCGCTGGGCGATATTGTTTTTGTCGAATCGCCCAAAGTTGGTGCGAGCCTGAAGAAGGGCGAGGTCTTTGGCAGCGTTGAGTCGGTGAAGGCCGTTTCCGACCTCTATTCGCCAGTGACCGGAACAGTGACCGAGGTGAACGAAGAACTGACATCGGCGCCGGAGAAGATCAACTCAGATGCACACTCGGCTTGGATCATGAAGGTGGAGCTGAGTGATCCGGCGGAGCTGGAGTCGCTTTTGACTGCGGCAGACTATGAAAAGTACATCGCCGAAGAGACCGGACACTAG
- the gcvPA gene encoding aminomethyl-transferring glycine dehydrogenase subunit GcvPA yields the protein MRYLPKSPAERAAMLREIGVSSIDDLFATIPEEYRLQRDLRIPRQMGESEIVDHFKAAAAQNAVGYASFLGAGAYRHYRPVVIDSLVQRGEFLTSYTPYQAEITQGTLQAIFEFQTMICELTGMDIANASMYDGSTGAAEAVMMAVRITGRDGVVVARTVHPEYREVMETYSQHQEHSAHEAGYGPDGRVDLAALEQMVTQETACVLVQSPNFFGIVEDIPAVAEIAHKRGALLIVSIAEAVSLGIVRPPVEADIVSLEAQSFGVASSYGGPFCGVLAAKEKYLRQMPGRLVGETKDKDGRRGFVLTLSTREQHIRREKATSNICTNQALVALMATIFMTVYGKEGLKELAVQNLAKAQYAANRLSEGGRLLFAGSPRFNEFVVETSEAPEQLNARLLENRIIGGVPLKKWYPELGQATLWCATELTTKEQIDAAASVLSEAPVGTTV from the coding sequence ATGCGTTATCTCCCGAAATCGCCTGCTGAGCGCGCAGCAATGCTGCGTGAGATAGGCGTGTCTTCTATTGACGATCTTTTCGCCACAATTCCTGAAGAGTACCGTTTGCAGCGGGACCTGAGGATTCCGCGCCAGATGGGCGAGTCAGAGATTGTGGACCACTTCAAGGCTGCCGCCGCGCAGAACGCTGTCGGTTATGCGAGCTTTCTTGGTGCAGGCGCCTATCGCCATTACCGTCCGGTCGTGATTGATTCGCTGGTGCAGCGTGGCGAATTTCTGACCTCATACACGCCGTATCAGGCCGAGATTACACAAGGCACACTCCAGGCCATCTTTGAGTTTCAGACCATGATTTGCGAGCTGACCGGGATGGACATCGCCAATGCTTCAATGTATGACGGCTCGACCGGCGCGGCAGAGGCGGTGATGATGGCCGTTCGCATTACCGGGCGGGATGGTGTCGTCGTGGCCCGGACCGTGCATCCGGAATACCGCGAGGTCATGGAGACTTATTCGCAGCACCAGGAGCACTCAGCGCATGAAGCTGGCTACGGACCGGATGGACGGGTGGATCTGGCGGCCCTGGAGCAGATGGTCACGCAAGAAACGGCCTGTGTGCTGGTGCAGTCGCCGAATTTCTTTGGGATTGTCGAAGACATTCCGGCCGTTGCTGAGATTGCGCACAAAAGAGGCGCATTGCTGATTGTTTCCATTGCAGAAGCGGTCTCGCTGGGCATCGTGCGTCCTCCAGTAGAGGCTGACATTGTTTCTCTGGAGGCGCAGTCCTTCGGAGTGGCCTCAAGCTATGGCGGTCCATTCTGTGGAGTGTTGGCAGCAAAGGAAAAATATCTGCGGCAGATGCCTGGCCGACTTGTAGGCGAGACAAAAGACAAGGACGGGCGCAGGGGGTTTGTGCTGACGCTTTCCACGCGTGAGCAGCATATCCGGCGCGAAAAGGCGACCTCAAACATCTGTACGAACCAGGCGCTGGTGGCGCTGATGGCCACCATCTTCATGACGGTCTATGGCAAGGAAGGACTGAAAGAGCTGGCAGTGCAGAACCTGGCCAAGGCCCAGTATGCCGCCAACAGACTGAGTGAAGGTGGCAGGCTGCTCTTTGCCGGGTCGCCCCGATTCAACGAATTTGTAGTTGAGACCAGCGAAGCTCCGGAGCAACTGAATGCAAGGCTGCTGGAAAACAGGATCATTGGCGGGGTGCCGCTGAAGAAGTGGTATCCGGAGCTGGGTCAAGCAACGCTGTGGTGCGCAACTGAGCTGACCACCAAGGAACAGATAGACGCGGCCGCTTCTGTATTGTCAGAAGCGCCCGTTGGAACCACGGTCTGA
- the gcvPB gene encoding aminomethyl-transferring glycine dehydrogenase subunit GcvPB, which yields MATEQAFTGTTRKVTAHLTQNEKLSFELSSPGKKAYKLPPLDVPQVDPAQLLGGAVRESTGTLPELSEIEIIRHFTRLSTWNYAIDLGMYPLGSCTMKYNPRVNEFVSRLEGIAEAHPYQPESLSQGSLQIIKLLQDCLIEITGMDAITLQPAAGAHGEFTGILLIRAYHRSKGNTRKNILIPDSAHGTNPATAAVCGYQVVNIKSNALGGIDVAALEQMVNEDTAALMLTNPSTLGVFENEIHKIADILHAKGALLYMDGANMNALCGKTRPGDFGVDVMHLNLHKTFSTPHGGGGPGSGPVACKKVLEPYLPVPVLENGSDGQLHWNYHRPESVGRVRAFYGNFGMFVRALAYILANGPDGLRQTTEDAVLNANYIRKKLEDVYDLPYKTPSMHEVVFSDRRQLKNSIKTGDIAKRLIDYGFHPYTVSFPLIVPGALMIEPTESESREELDLFIDAMRQIAREAEENPQLVLNAPHSTRVSRLDETTAARKPVLRWKPTPEAS from the coding sequence ATGGCAACCGAACAAGCATTTACAGGAACGACGCGCAAAGTCACTGCACATCTTACCCAGAATGAAAAACTGTCGTTTGAACTCTCTTCTCCCGGCAAGAAGGCCTACAAGCTGCCTCCGTTAGATGTGCCGCAGGTGGACCCGGCACAGCTGCTGGGCGGGGCCGTGCGCGAGAGCACAGGCACTTTACCGGAACTGAGCGAGATTGAGATCATCCGCCACTTTACGCGCCTTTCCACATGGAACTACGCCATTGACCTTGGCATGTATCCTCTGGGCAGCTGCACGATGAAGTACAACCCTCGCGTAAACGAGTTTGTGTCGCGTCTAGAAGGAATTGCGGAGGCGCATCCGTATCAGCCAGAGTCGCTCTCGCAAGGCTCATTGCAGATCATCAAGCTGTTGCAGGACTGCCTCATCGAAATTACCGGCATGGATGCCATCACGCTCCAGCCGGCAGCAGGAGCGCATGGCGAGTTTACCGGAATCCTGCTGATCCGCGCCTATCATCGCTCAAAGGGAAATACACGCAAGAACATTCTGATTCCTGATTCGGCACATGGGACCAATCCAGCCACAGCTGCGGTCTGCGGCTACCAGGTGGTGAATATCAAATCAAACGCATTGGGCGGCATTGACGTGGCTGCGCTGGAGCAGATGGTCAATGAAGATACCGCTGCGCTGATGCTCACGAATCCTTCGACGCTGGGCGTCTTTGAAAACGAAATTCATAAAATTGCGGACATCCTCCACGCAAAGGGCGCCCTGCTATACATGGATGGCGCGAACATGAATGCTCTCTGTGGCAAGACACGTCCGGGTGATTTTGGCGTGGACGTGATGCACCTGAACCTGCACAAGACCTTTTCCACTCCACATGGCGGCGGTGGTCCAGGCTCGGGCCCTGTGGCTTGCAAGAAGGTCCTTGAGCCGTATCTGCCCGTGCCGGTCCTTGAGAACGGAAGCGATGGTCAGCTTCACTGGAACTATCATCGGCCTGAATCCGTTGGGCGTGTACGCGCTTTCTATGGAAACTTCGGAATGTTCGTGCGTGCGCTGGCCTACATTCTTGCAAATGGGCCGGACGGTCTGCGCCAGACCACAGAAGATGCGGTATTGAACGCAAACTATATTCGCAAGAAGCTCGAAGATGTTTACGATCTGCCCTACAAGACGCCTTCGATGCACGAGGTTGTTTTCAGCGACCGCAGGCAGCTAAAGAACAGCATCAAAACGGGAGACATTGCTAAGCGCCTTATTGATTATGGATTTCATCCCTATACGGTTTCCTTCCCGCTGATCGTGCCAGGAGCACTGATGATTGAGCCGACGGAGAGCGAATCGCGTGAGGAACTGGACCTGTTCATCGATGCGATGCGACAGATTGCGCGCGAGGCTGAAGAAAATCCCCAACTCGTGCTGAATGCACCGCATTCCACCCGCGTTTCACGCCTGGATGAAACGACTGCGGCCCGCAAACCGGTCCTGCGCTGGAAGCCAACACCGGAAGCATCCTAA
- the hemG gene encoding protoporphyrinogen oxidase, which produces MKTAVIGGGIAGLAAAYELARTGRPFVLYEASPRLGGIIQTIRRDGFIVECGPDSWVTEKPWAQTLVRELGLEEELISSNDHIRRTYIARHRQLIPIPDGMRMMVPGDLEALRHSPLFTQDAQLAYTRELERAAELKVSALPEGSDESVADFVRRHFGDEVTATLAAPLLAGVFGGSIQDLSVRAILPAFVKMEREYGSLVLALQQQKRSSGPAPVFTTLRSGLQTLTDSMAATLPASSIRLNTSVTALARNGAIWRVFTPLESESFDAVVLATPADVTRSLLAPLDPAFDSLLAMDASSAIVIALAFLPTDAETIQIPRGFGFLVPPANGPLVHEPQLLACTFVEQKFPHRAPPGAVLLRAFFGGDDAPRLLGRSDEELLALAHMQLSQYLGHLPEPSFTVVRRWPRSLPQYAVGHLTKMNLLASRLRSLPGLRLIGNAYHGVGLPDLIRQGREAVC; this is translated from the coding sequence ATGAAGACCGCAGTCATTGGAGGAGGAATCGCTGGCCTTGCAGCCGCCTATGAACTTGCCCGCACCGGAAGGCCTTTCGTTCTTTACGAAGCGTCGCCAAGGCTTGGCGGCATCATTCAGACCATACGCCGCGACGGGTTTATTGTTGAATGCGGGCCTGATTCCTGGGTCACAGAAAAGCCCTGGGCGCAAACCCTTGTTCGCGAACTCGGTCTGGAAGAGGAACTCATCTCTTCCAATGACCACATCCGCCGGACCTACATCGCCCGGCACAGGCAGCTCATTCCCATACCTGACGGAATGCGGATGATGGTCCCTGGAGATCTTGAGGCACTGCGACATTCGCCGCTCTTCACTCAGGATGCGCAACTCGCATATACCCGCGAGCTGGAACGTGCTGCCGAACTGAAGGTCTCAGCTCTTCCGGAAGGCTCCGATGAATCCGTGGCCGACTTTGTACGCCGCCACTTTGGCGACGAAGTGACCGCCACCCTCGCCGCTCCGCTGCTGGCAGGCGTCTTTGGCGGGAGTATTCAGGATCTGAGCGTCCGCGCTATCCTGCCCGCATTCGTAAAAATGGAACGCGAGTACGGTTCGCTCGTATTGGCCCTGCAACAGCAAAAGCGAAGCTCGGGTCCGGCGCCTGTTTTCACCACACTGCGCTCAGGTTTACAGACTTTGACTGACAGCATGGCTGCGACATTGCCTGCCTCTTCCATACGGTTAAACACGTCGGTCACCGCACTGGCCCGCAATGGAGCCATCTGGCGCGTCTTTACGCCGCTGGAAAGCGAGAGTTTCGATGCCGTGGTTCTGGCGACTCCGGCCGATGTGACCCGCTCGCTGCTTGCCCCTTTGGATCCGGCCTTTGATTCTCTGTTGGCGATGGACGCCTCATCGGCCATCGTCATTGCCCTGGCCTTTCTGCCGACAGATGCGGAGACGATACAGATCCCTCGCGGATTTGGCTTTCTTGTACCCCCTGCCAACGGCCCTCTCGTACACGAGCCACAATTGCTCGCCTGTACCTTCGTCGAGCAGAAATTTCCGCATCGAGCGCCGCCGGGAGCTGTGCTTCTGCGCGCATTCTTCGGCGGAGATGACGCACCGCGCCTGCTGGGTCGGTCTGACGAAGAACTGCTGGCCCTGGCCCACATGCAGCTCTCCCAATATCTGGGCCACCTGCCCGAGCCGTCCTTTACTGTTGTTCGTCGCTGGCCCCGGTCCCTTCCGCAATATGCTGTGGGGCACCTCACAAAAATGAACCTGCTTGCCAGTCGGCTTCGTTCCCTGCCCGGCCTTCGGCTGATTGGCAATGCCTATCACGGTGTCGGGCTGCCGGACCTCATCCGGCAGGGTCGTGAAGCGGTCTGTTAA
- the hemH gene encoding ferrochelatase, with product MADRTAVLLLAHGTPDSVEEVPEYLRNVTGGRPLPEAVIEEVRHRMQAIGKSPLTRLTLEQGRLLAERLNVPVYVGMRNWRPYIADVVAQMAEERMTSVVVICLAPQNSRTSVGLYKRAVLQAAGSRMKIHFVEGWANHPQLIEAFAERLAPVWRKLSDQLKTRVPVVFTAHSVPCRTIQHSPEQPPDPYAVEAKLTARLVAESLAELCPWYFAFQSQGMSGGPWLGPTVEETLLALQQEGHRAAIIQPIGFLCDHVEVLYDIDIAFREHAKTLGMHLERPPSLNDSPLLISALADIARQGLARLASL from the coding sequence ATGGCTGACCGTACAGCAGTCCTGCTGCTGGCCCACGGCACTCCAGACTCTGTCGAAGAGGTCCCGGAGTACTTACGCAATGTGACTGGAGGCCGCCCTCTGCCCGAAGCTGTGATTGAAGAAGTGCGGCATCGGATGCAGGCCATCGGCAAAAGCCCCCTCACACGCCTCACACTGGAACAGGGCCGCCTTCTAGCAGAACGTCTGAATGTCCCCGTCTACGTGGGGATGCGAAACTGGCGGCCATACATTGCAGACGTTGTGGCACAAATGGCCGAGGAACGCATGACCTCTGTTGTGGTCATCTGCCTGGCGCCTCAAAACTCCCGTACCAGCGTTGGACTCTACAAGCGCGCGGTTTTGCAGGCTGCAGGAAGCCGCATGAAAATCCACTTTGTCGAGGGATGGGCCAATCATCCACAACTGATCGAGGCCTTTGCGGAGCGCCTTGCACCCGTATGGCGAAAGCTTTCGGACCAGTTGAAGACCAGGGTCCCCGTCGTATTTACCGCACACAGCGTTCCCTGCCGGACCATACAACACAGCCCGGAACAGCCCCCTGATCCTTACGCTGTTGAAGCCAAGCTTACGGCCCGCTTGGTTGCCGAAAGTCTTGCGGAATTGTGCCCCTGGTATTTTGCCTTCCAGAGCCAGGGCATGTCGGGCGGCCCCTGGCTCGGACCAACCGTGGAAGAAACGCTCTTAGCACTTCAGCAGGAAGGCCATCGTGCAGCGATCATCCAACCCATCGGCTTTCTCTGTGATCATGTAGAAGTGCTCTATGACATCGACATCGCTTTTCGGGAGCATGCGAAGACCCTCGGTATGCATCTTGAACGTCCTCCGTCGCTCAACGATTCTCCTTTGCTGATTTCCGCACTGGCTGACATCGCGCGTCAGGGGCTTGCGCGCCTCGCCTCCTTATGA
- the hemE gene encoding uroporphyrinogen decarboxylase, which produces MHESISGPPPETLSLTSGSRFIRACLRRPVDRTPVWFLRQAGRYMPEYQAVRKHHSLLEICRTPSLAAEVTITAAEKLDVDAAIIFADLLLPLAPMGLDFEFQAGEGPVVHKPLRTAEAVSRLRTDRTAELAYVAEAIQKVAAHFKDSIALIGFCGAPFTLASYMIEGGASRHYIETKKMMYHQPAVWRSLMDKLVKVLHEYARQQVEAGADVIQIFDSWAGVLSIEDYREFVLPHARTLVREVQASGVPVIYFGVETSSLIGAMRETGADVLGLDWRAPLGETWRSLDYSCAVQGNLDPITLFAEPELLRHRVKQILDQARGRPGHIFNLGHGIVPGTPVENVQYVVRLVREISGEVKHG; this is translated from the coding sequence ATGCACGAAAGCATCTCCGGGCCGCCTCCGGAAACACTTAGTCTTACCTCCGGTTCCCGTTTCATCCGCGCCTGCCTGCGCCGTCCGGTAGACCGGACCCCGGTTTGGTTTCTTCGGCAGGCTGGTCGTTACATGCCGGAATACCAGGCAGTCCGTAAACATCATTCCCTGTTGGAAATCTGTAGAACACCGTCGCTGGCCGCAGAGGTGACCATCACGGCGGCGGAAAAGCTCGATGTGGATGCAGCCATCATCTTTGCCGATCTCCTTCTGCCTCTTGCTCCCATGGGGCTGGACTTCGAATTTCAGGCCGGCGAAGGCCCCGTCGTCCACAAGCCGCTGCGCACTGCTGAAGCTGTCTCCCGTCTGCGCACGGACCGCACGGCTGAACTTGCGTATGTGGCAGAGGCGATTCAAAAAGTCGCAGCGCACTTTAAGGACAGCATTGCGCTCATTGGCTTCTGTGGTGCTCCCTTCACCCTGGCCAGTTACATGATTGAAGGTGGGGCCTCACGCCACTATATTGAAACCAAAAAAATGATGTATCACCAGCCCGCAGTCTGGCGCAGCCTGATGGACAAGCTGGTAAAGGTCCTGCACGAATATGCGCGGCAGCAGGTCGAGGCTGGAGCTGATGTCATCCAGATTTTCGATAGCTGGGCCGGAGTTTTGAGCATAGAAGACTATCGCGAGTTCGTATTGCCGCATGCCAGGACCCTTGTTCGTGAAGTCCAGGCCTCGGGAGTGCCTGTCATCTACTTTGGAGTGGAAACATCCAGCCTGATTGGTGCCATGCGCGAAACCGGAGCAGATGTTCTTGGGCTGGACTGGCGGGCCCCTCTCGGCGAGACATGGCGGTCTCTCGATTACTCCTGTGCGGTCCAGGGCAATCTTGACCCCATCACGTTATTTGCAGAACCTGAACTTCTACGCCACCGCGTAAAACAGATCCTCGATCAGGCCCGCGGCCGGCCCGGACACATCTTCAATCTCGGGCATGGTATCGTGCCAGGAACTCCGGTAGAGAATGTACAGTATGTCGTCCGCCTTGTGCGTGAGATCTCTGGCGAGGTAAAGCATGGCTGA
- the dgt gene encoding dGTP triphosphohydrolase: protein MQLSAECAVADNDPLLTSRVFPEDPHPYRSAFQRDRGRIIHSRAFRRLAGKTQVFTHRYSDHFRSRLTHTMEVAQIARTVAAALGLNQDLAESLALVHDIGHPPFGHAGERALDESLKKHGLRFDHNLHALRTVEHFEQRYAAFRGLNLTFALREGIIKHSRDYTSEEHPELAPYVLDKRPPLEAQLIDLVDEIAYLTADLDDGMEAEILHLEDIRRHVRLFDQFYVSMKAAWPDAPEKLVFQETLKRMLNALVDDLISETTRLIQNHGITALEDIRNAPLRVARFSPSMEDLRMEARRYLYSELYHCEELVRDHEEAAHIIQVLFDAWTADPDLLPAGYASRVAEEGAPRVVADYIAGMTDNFIFTQYDTFRGTHVVQG, encoded by the coding sequence ATGCAGCTTTCGGCAGAATGCGCCGTCGCGGACAACGATCCGCTATTGACCTCGCGTGTATTTCCTGAGGACCCGCATCCTTATCGGTCGGCCTTCCAGCGCGATCGTGGACGCATCATCCACTCGCGTGCTTTCCGCCGCCTGGCCGGAAAGACGCAGGTATTTACCCACCGATACTCAGACCATTTTCGCAGTCGCCTGACGCATACCATGGAAGTTGCGCAGATTGCGCGCACGGTAGCCGCCGCGCTCGGGTTGAACCAGGACCTGGCAGAGTCCTTGGCTTTGGTCCACGATATCGGACACCCACCCTTCGGACATGCAGGCGAACGGGCCCTCGACGAGTCTTTGAAAAAGCATGGTCTCAGATTTGACCATAATCTTCATGCCCTGCGCACTGTTGAGCATTTTGAGCAGCGCTACGCTGCCTTTCGTGGCCTGAATCTCACCTTTGCTCTACGGGAGGGCATAATTAAGCACTCCCGCGATTACACGTCGGAAGAGCATCCTGAACTGGCCCCTTATGTTCTGGACAAACGGCCGCCCTTGGAAGCGCAGCTGATTGATCTGGTTGACGAGATTGCGTATCTGACCGCCGACCTGGACGATGGTATGGAAGCCGAAATCCTGCATCTGGAGGACATTCGACGGCATGTGCGTCTTTTTGACCAGTTTTATGTTTCGATGAAAGCGGCATGGCCTGATGCTCCGGAGAAGCTCGTTTTTCAGGAAACACTCAAGCGGATGCTGAATGCGCTGGTGGATGATCTGATTTCAGAAACCACCCGCCTCATCCAGAACCATGGCATCACCGCCCTGGAAGACATTCGCAATGCCCCACTAAGGGTTGCGCGGTTTTCACCATCCATGGAAGATCTACGCATGGAGGCCCGGCGTTATCTTTACTCCGAGCTGTATCATTGCGAAGAACTTGTCCGCGATCATGAAGAAGCCGCACATATTATTCAGGTCTTGTTTGATGCCTGGACGGCCGATCCCGATCTGCTTCCTGCCGGATACGCTTCACGAGTGGCTGAAGAAGGAGCTCCACGGGTCGTGGCCGACTATATTGCGGGAATGACCGATAATTTTATCTTCACGCAATACGACACATTCCGAGGCACCCATGTGGTCCAGGGCTGA
- a CDS encoding tetratricopeptide repeat protein, whose amino-acid sequence MKINSKARLIPHHRLLSIATLALTVSCWPAALAQTAPQQDQKKAASAPDHSASSQKPDRASAYYHYTLAHMYEEMATTYGRPEYANRAIEEYKLALNADPDSSWLNAHLAELYFDTGRVRDAIASAQAEIQKNPDNLEAHKLLGRIYLRSLGNMQNGGPSEQMLKLAINEYKEIVRLEPNSIENHLFLGRLYTLDHDSVHAEEQFKAAQKIDPDSEDVVLNIAGLYTEQGDLQRAAQVLSALPEDDQTPKTLYALGQTYEQMKDNQKALDAYQKAYDLEPDNLDVERALAQSQLANGQKDAALKSFKDIASSDPSDAQSLLNIAKIERQQGKYEDALAALKKAKDLVSDSLEINFEEALDYDALGQFDQAAQVLSKLVSDSEHVTGQYTEGEKNNRAVFLDRLANVYREQGKTDQAIAAYQKMAALGGDYVSRAYAYMVDTYRDAHQYDKAVATAREAVTKTSNDPDASRDAKLMLAMQLCDTGKAEEGIRLAKSVLNGSAENDRNVYLRMADMYIRLKRWKDAGEVIDKADALSTKRDDKANVYFLRGELEERQKHFDEAETWFRKVLDLEPNSAVTLNYLGYMLADRGVKLNEALSMIKKAVQLDPQQYAYLDSLGWVYFKLGQYNLAEENLTRALARNSGDPTVHDHLGEVYEKTNRLKLAAAQWEQSLNDYAHSLSADADPGDVSKVQKKLDSARVRLARESSGAAMAAPK is encoded by the coding sequence TTGAAAATCAATAGCAAGGCCCGTTTGATACCGCACCATCGACTTCTATCCATTGCCACGCTGGCCCTGACCGTTTCCTGCTGGCCCGCGGCCCTGGCCCAGACGGCCCCCCAGCAGGACCAGAAGAAGGCTGCATCTGCCCCGGACCATTCCGCTTCCTCGCAGAAGCCGGACCGTGCCTCCGCCTACTACCATTACACGCTCGCACACATGTACGAAGAGATGGCCACCACCTATGGCCGTCCAGAATATGCCAATCGCGCCATTGAAGAATACAAGCTGGCGCTCAACGCCGACCCGGATTCTTCGTGGCTGAATGCTCACTTGGCAGAGCTTTACTTTGACACCGGCAGAGTACGCGATGCCATTGCCTCGGCCCAGGCAGAGATCCAAAAAAACCCTGACAATCTGGAAGCACACAAATTGCTTGGCCGCATCTATCTGCGGTCACTGGGGAACATGCAGAATGGCGGCCCGTCCGAGCAGATGCTCAAGCTGGCAATCAATGAATACAAGGAAATTGTCCGGCTAGAACCGAACAGTATCGAAAACCATCTCTTTTTGGGACGACTCTATACTCTGGACCACGATTCTGTTCATGCCGAAGAACAATTCAAGGCAGCGCAAAAGATTGATCCCGATTCTGAAGATGTTGTTCTCAATATCGCCGGGCTTTACACCGAGCAGGGAGACCTCCAGCGCGCCGCGCAGGTCCTGAGCGCGCTACCGGAAGATGACCAGACCCCGAAAACCCTTTATGCTCTGGGGCAGACCTATGAGCAGATGAAAGACAATCAGAAGGCCCTGGATGCTTATCAGAAGGCCTATGATCTGGAACCGGACAACCTCGATGTGGAGCGCGCCCTGGCCCAGTCTCAGCTCGCCAACGGCCAGAAAGACGCTGCGCTCAAGTCTTTCAAGGACATTGCCTCCAGCGACCCCAGCGACGCCCAGTCCCTGCTGAACATAGCCAAGATTGAGCGCCAGCAGGGAAAATATGAAGACGCCCTGGCGGCCCTGAAAAAGGCAAAAGACCTGGTCTCCGATTCTCTTGAAATCAATTTTGAAGAGGCGCTCGATTACGACGCCCTAGGGCAATTCGATCAGGCTGCACAGGTCCTGTCGAAACTCGTCTCTGATTCCGAACATGTTACCGGCCAATACACCGAAGGGGAGAAGAACAACCGCGCGGTGTTTCTTGACCGGCTGGCCAATGTCTATCGCGAGCAGGGCAAAACCGACCAGGCCATCGCCGCTTATCAGAAAATGGCAGCTCTTGGCGGGGACTACGTTTCCCGTGCCTATGCTTACATGGTGGACACATACCGCGATGCCCATCAGTACGACAAAGCGGTAGCTACTGCCCGTGAGGCTGTTACCAAAACGTCCAATGACCCGGATGCATCCCGCGACGCCAAGCTTATGCTGGCCATGCAGCTCTGCGATACGGGAAAGGCGGAAGAAGGCATCCGTCTGGCGAAATCTGTATTGAACGGATCTGCTGAGAACGACCGCAATGTGTATCTGCGCATGGCAGACATGTACATCCGTTTAAAACGGTGGAAAGACGCTGGAGAGGTCATCGACAAGGCCGATGCGCTCTCTACCAAACGGGACGACAAGGCCAACGTCTATTTTCTTCGCGGCGAACTGGAAGAGCGCCAGAAGCACTTTGATGAAGCGGAAACATGGTTCCGTAAGGTACTCGATCTCGAACCAAATTCCGCCGTTACCTTGAATTATCTCGGCTACATGCTGGCAGACCGGGGAGTGAAACTCAACGAGGCGCTGTCCATGATCAAAAAGGCCGTCCAGCTTGACCCGCAACAGTATGCTTACCTTGACTCTCTTGGCTGGGTCTATTTCAAGCTCGGCCAGTACAATCTGGCAGAGGAAAACCTGACCAGGGCCTTGGCGCGCAACAGTGGAGATCCCACGGTGCATGACCATCTGGGAGAGGTATACGAAAAAACCAATCGCCTGAAGCTGGCCGCCGCGCAATGGGAGCAGTCTTTGAACGATTACGCCCATTCTCTCTCCGCCGACGCTGATCCGGGCGATGTGAGCAAGGTCCAGAAAAAGCTGGATAGTGCCCGCGTCCGCCTCGCCCGGGAGTCCTCCGGTGCGGCCATGGCTGCACCGAAATAG